The proteins below come from a single Pirellulales bacterium genomic window:
- a CDS encoding N(4)-(beta-N-acetylglucosaminyl)-L-asparaginase — MKVIASHNGLRAAVRAYELLAAGSTPLDACVAAATLVEDDPEEMSVGYGGLPNEDGVVELDAAVMDGATHRGAGVAALRGIRHPTQVARLLMRQTDRALLVGEGALRFALANSFVEENLLTDKARRMWLHWRRTRPNSGDWLPPRPDEIELDVQTWFDKHFYGPGGTVHFAAIDPRGDMACATSTSGHAFKLAGRVGDSPILGAGLYVDNAIGSCGSIGWGEANLQNLSSFAAVELMRSGVPPHEAGLEILRRVAAHTPSHRRDADGRPNFNVQLYLLTPDGRHAGAAMWGPKQIAVADEQGARLEPCAALYERAASD, encoded by the coding sequence ATGAAGGTCATCGCATCTCATAATGGCCTTCGCGCCGCCGTGCGGGCATATGAATTGCTGGCCGCCGGCAGCACGCCGCTCGATGCCTGTGTGGCCGCGGCGACACTTGTCGAAGACGACCCGGAAGAAATGTCGGTTGGATATGGCGGGCTGCCGAACGAAGATGGCGTCGTTGAACTCGATGCGGCCGTGATGGATGGTGCGACCCATCGCGGCGCCGGTGTGGCGGCCCTGCGCGGCATTCGCCATCCGACGCAAGTCGCGCGGCTCTTGATGCGCCAAACCGACCGCGCATTGTTGGTCGGTGAAGGCGCGCTGCGGTTCGCGCTGGCCAATAGCTTCGTCGAGGAAAACCTGCTGACGGATAAAGCTCGCCGGATGTGGCTGCATTGGCGACGAACGCGCCCGAATTCGGGCGACTGGCTGCCGCCGCGCCCGGACGAAATCGAGCTTGATGTGCAGACCTGGTTCGACAAACATTTCTACGGCCCCGGCGGCACGGTCCATTTCGCGGCGATCGACCCGCGCGGCGACATGGCCTGCGCCACGAGCACCAGCGGCCATGCGTTCAAGCTCGCGGGTCGAGTCGGCGATTCGCCGATTCTCGGCGCGGGGCTGTACGTCGATAATGCGATCGGCTCGTGCGGAAGCATCGGCTGGGGTGAGGCGAATCTGCAAAACCTGTCGAGCTTCGCCGCCGTTGAACTAATGCGTAGCGGAGTGCCCCCGCACGAGGCCGGGCTCGAAATCCTCCGCCGCGTCGCCGCCCACACGCCATCGCATCGCCGCGACGCCGACGGGCGGCCCAACTTTAACGTCCAACTCTATCTTCTCACCCCCGACGGCCGCCACGCCGGCGCAGCGATGTGGGGACCAAAGCAAATCGCCGTCGCCGACGAGCAGGGTGCTCGGCTCGAACCGTGCGCGGCGCTTTATGAGCGCGCCGCCAGCGATTGA
- a CDS encoding DUF3368 domain-containing protein, with protein sequence MIVLSDTSPINYLVLIGQVDILPVLFGEVVIPTAVPTERQRQGAPDPVRRWIDRLPAWPVVRSPIAVDPQLRLGRGEAEAISLAAELHATLLLMDDRRGRRMAEALGLSVAGTINVLEAAAKRHLLDLPTAIAQLRQTNFHISDRILARALAADAERRRAGH encoded by the coding sequence GTGATCGTTCTGTCCGACACATCTCCCATCAATTATCTGGTTTTGATCGGGCAGGTTGATATTCTTCCAGTTCTTTTTGGCGAAGTCGTGATTCCAACGGCTGTGCCAACCGAACGTCAACGTCAGGGCGCCCCCGATCCCGTCCGTCGTTGGATCGACCGGCTTCCTGCTTGGCCTGTTGTTCGGTCTCCCATCGCGGTCGATCCGCAACTTCGGCTTGGAAGGGGAGAGGCCGAAGCGATCAGCTTGGCCGCTGAGTTGCACGCCACCTTGCTACTGATGGACGACCGCCGTGGCCGTCGAATGGCTGAGGCGCTCGGTTTGTCGGTTGCCGGCACAATCAATGTGCTGGAAGCGGCTGCAAAGCGGCACTTACTCGATCTGCCGACAGCGATCGCTCAACTGCGCCAAACCAATTTCCATATCTCGGATCGAATTCTCGCCCGAGCGCTCGCGGCCGATGCTGAACGACGGCGGGCTGGGCATTGA
- a CDS encoding UPF0175 family protein: MKVMIDIPDAVQQSLELQFGGDLAHAAKEALAIAWYQAERLSIGQVAEVLGISVYEADGLMKASHVEAPYSLEDYEHDRETLDRLLNS, from the coding sequence ATGAAGGTCATGATCGACATTCCCGATGCGGTGCAACAATCGTTGGAACTGCAATTCGGCGGCGATCTAGCTCATGCCGCGAAGGAAGCATTGGCGATCGCTTGGTATCAGGCTGAGAGATTAAGCATCGGTCAGGTTGCGGAGGTGCTTGGAATCTCCGTATACGAGGCCGACGGACTGATGAAAGCGAGTCACGTCGAAGCTCCCTATTCGCTGGAAGACTACGAACACGATCGAGAAACCCTTGATCGCCTCCTCAACTCGTGA